One window from the genome of Drosophila gunungcola strain Sukarami unplaced genomic scaffold, Dgunungcola_SK_2 000152F, whole genome shotgun sequence encodes:
- the LOC128265744 gene encoding protein folded gastrulation, whose translation MAPPHCLLVVLALTVFLGANNGLPITSRPIEGNVQRMVWEDWVSLDPEQRNLTKEKKVTAKSIFTLPFRHCPPGHTLYNQLCIPQSNIDPTDLIKQELILAGSSNGNPPPPPIGDYDYGDDMDSEEIVYDLSVIPTAMQDGVAPNAGPEDQALPSEDAPLKFNIFEKKFPTGTGTNMGTGEPEELPLPPDMVAATHASSSSSSSSSTTAATSTSTMATTTTTTAAPAGNAAGYRNAGGDLQAAPSNSLSTTTTVAHGNSNTSNTSNTSNTSNTSNASNTSDFGQVEAIVLPAGQAQDGSVQLVTSSLTDDPDDSFTTANANANAEADLAQLLKVDAFLPAYDGSIELLPPLFSHRKVTPPLSADQDAKPKQTDETAEELEEEQEEQEEETTTDIVPSEEGEEEEEEYTTETAITITDDTTVAEASMDTSPPATTSTTTSTTNTTSTFSSSQTSPHPPEEPEIDERENRLVLIKSKVQPVQLTTTTTTTSATATATSAATTAADSSSTDRFHYQHFVEDVAASSTTATPEPSSSSISSSIISSISSSSTASEPIEQNDMPASDNDNLMTNTIGGQGEEDDAGVRKATSSSEMNAQQELRLINELVKGKQRKPQHQQQQLRPTSTEATSTEEATYPNWSKVMPQLGRYTSEAETTTETAATSSQANESSSTAAAAAAAAAKHLSITNRSNRNSKIIRVEQLAEEPAATATSATSPSSSSSSSNPDGYTPFWWLPSIGWHVDRQVDRNGDDQSLLLRFFSTFRGSDTPAAAAAATRR comes from the coding sequence CGCTGTACAACCAGCTCTGCATCCCGCAGTCCAACATCGATCCCACGGACCTCATCAAACAGGAACTAATACTGGCCGGCTCCTCGAACGGCAATCCCCCACCGCCGCCCATCGGCGATTACGACTATGGCGATGACATGGATAGCGAGGAGATCGTCTACGATCTGTCTGTCATACCAACTGCCATGCAAGATGGTGTGGCGCCCAACGCAGGGCCAGAGGATCAGGCGCTGCCCAGCGAGGATGCACCCCTAAAGTTCAATATATTCGAGAAGAAATTCCCCACTGGCACGGGCACGAACATGGGCACGGGTGAGCCCGAGGAGCTGCCACTGCCGCCGGACATGGTGGCAGCAACACATGCAAgtagcagcagtagcagcagcagcagcaccacagcagcaacatctacCAGCACGATGGCGACGACAACCACGACGACAGCCGCCCCTGCGGGTAATGCTGCCGGCTATCGTAATGCTGGCGGGGATTTGCAGGCCGCTCCCAGCAATTCGCTGTCCACAACGACAACAGTGGCCcatggcaacagcaacaccagcaacaccagcaacaccagcaacaccagcaacaccagcaacgcCAGCAACACCAGCGATTTTGGCCAAGTGGAGGCCATTGTGCTGCCGGCGGGTCAGGCGCAGGATGGCTCTGTGCAGCTGGTGACCAGTTCCCTCACCGATGACCCCGATGACTCATTTACCACCGCGAACGCCAATGCGAATGCGGAGGCCGATCTGGCCCAGCTGCTCAAGGTCGACGCCTTTCTGCCGGCCTACGATGGCAGCATTgagctgctgccgccgctttTCAGTCACCGTAAGGTGACGCCGCCTCTCAGTGCCGACCAGGATGCAAAGCCCAAGCAGACGGATGAGACTGCCGAAgagctggaggaggagcaggaggagcaggaggaggagacCACCACTGATATAGTGCCAAGTGAAGagggggaggaggaggaggaggagtacACCACAGAGACGGCAATAACCATAACAGACGACACAACGGTTGCGGAGGCGTCAATGGATACGTCTCCTCCtgccaccaccagcaccaccaccagcaccaccaacaCCACCTCCACCTTCAGCTCCAGCCAAACATCACCACATCCGCCCGAAGAACCCGAGATAGATGAACGTGAAAATCGCCTGGTCTTGATAAAATCGAAAGTGCAACCGGTTCAGCtgacgacaacaacaacaacaacatcggcaacagcaacagcaacatcagcagccaCAACTGCAGCTGATTCGAGCTCCACTGACCGGTTTCATTATCAGCATTTTGTCGAAGATGTTGCTGCTAGcagcacaacagcaacaccagagcccagcagcagcagcatcagcagcagcatcatcagcagcatcagcagtagCAGCACTGCCAGCGAACCGATCGAGCAGAACGATATGCCGGCGAGTGACAATGACAATTTAATGACAAATACAATTGGTGGCCAGGGCGAGGAGGATGATGCAGGGGTGCGTAAAGCCACCAGCTCCAGTGAAATGAATGCCCAACAGGAATTGCGGCTCATCAACGAGCTGGTAAAGGGCAAGCAGCGAAAGccgcaacatcagcaacagcaactcaGGCCAACCAGCACAGAAGCAACGTCAACTGAGGAGGCAACCTACCCAAATTGGTCAAAGGTGATGCCGCAATTAGGCCGATACACAAGTGAAGCGGAAACAACCACAgagacagcagcaacatcgagCCAGGCTAATGAGAGCAGCTcgacggcagcagcagcagctgctgcagcagcaaaacATTTGAGTATTACAAATCGTAGCAATAGaaatagtaaaataattaGAGTAGAACAGTTGGCTGAAgagccagcagcaacagcaacatcagcaacatctcccagcagcagcagcagcagcagcaacccaGATGGCTACACGCCCTTTTGGTGGCTTCCGAGCATTGGGTGGCATGTAGATCGCCAAGTGGATCGCAATGGCGATGATCAGTCGCTGTTGCTGCGGTTCTTCAGCACATTTCGCGGCAGCGAcacgccagcagcagcagcagcagcaactcgCCGCtaa